Sequence from the Candidatus Methanoperedens sp. genome:
TGCCTTTCATAGAACATGAATTCCCCGGATTTTTCAATCACCTGCATATCGATCTTATGTATCCTTTAAAAAATATCGGATATAGCGGCGGTCTTAAAAAAATCGAATATTCACTCGGGATAAGAAGAAGCGAAGAAACCGAAGGAATATCCGGTTTTGAGGCTGTCCGGTTGTGGAACAAATATAAGAAGGGGGATGATGAAGCCCTGGAGTTGCTCATCGAGTATAATAAAGAAGATGTGGAAAATCTTAAGACCATTATTGATATGACTTACCAGAAAATGGTGGATAATGAAGTTGCTCCAAAAGATGGAAAGTGCGCGGATACTTCACAGAAGTTCATATAAAAGTTTTGCTGCCATGAATAACAGGAAAAGAGCAAATAATTTATTGATAACATTTGAAGGAACGCGTTTGAAGATTATTTTTGAACCGATCTGTGCGCCTGCAAAAGCAGTAAGGCCTGTATAAGATAATATATTCAAATCAAGTGTTTGGGCTCCAAAAACCAGATGCCCCACAAATCCTGATAATGAGGTAAATGTTATAATAAATGCAGAAGTTGCTACCGCATTTTTTGTTTCCAATCCAAGAATAAGGAGCAGTGGTACAATAAAAGTGCCTCCGCCAATGCCTGCTAATGAGGAGATTATCCCAAAAATAAATGCCAGGCCTGCCCCAACCAGAATCTTCTTGTTTTCTCCATCTTTAACCATAAAGCCAATATTATTAAATAATAGTATGCGCAGTGCTGCAAACAAAAGTATTATGCTGAGCAATATAATTAAAACCCTGGTCTCAATCCGGGATACAAAATATGAACCTGTAAGGGCTCCAGACGTTGATGTTAATATCAGGGGAAGGGCTATTTTTTTATCCACAAGCATCTGTTTTAAATAAGTGATGGAAGCTGATGCCGTTGTTATCATATTCAACAAAAGCGCCATGGGGATAGCTGCAAGAAGAGGTATGCCCAGCCAGAAAAAAAGCGGCGTGTATATTATCGCTCCCCCAAGACCCATTATAGAGAAAAGGACTGCGATGAGGAATGTTATTACAATGATCAGCAATATGTCCATAATATTTCCCTAAACACATCGAAGGATTAATAATGCTTGGAAGAAACATTTAATAATAAGGAAACCGTTTAATTCGTAAGGATACAAATGAATAAGAAAAATCGTTTATTATTAGGTGTTTCGGTCATTGTTGTTTTATTGGGATACCTGCTGCTCACATCAGGGACATCGAACCAGTATGAAGTAAGCAATGCTCTGGCTGCAAAGGGAAATCTGACAGGAAAGGTCATAATTGTTAACGGATCATTGGTCAAAGGTACTGACAACTGGGACCCATTAACAAAAACTCTTACATTTAAAATGACAGACGGCGTTGCAACAATGGATGTCATTTATGTCGGGGACTTACCCAACATGCCGGCTGAGGTTGTTGATATCCAGACCATAGTTACAGGGCAGTTCAATGGAAACAGGTTTGAAGCATTCAGGATGCTCACGAAATGTCCTTCAAAATACGAAGGAGAGAATTCCTTTGATGCAAATAATACAAATGCAAAGGGCAAATGAATAAATAATTTTCAATTCCGATCAATCAAGATGGAAGAAATGAAAGAGCGTCTCCTGTGAGGTCAGGTATAAGGACTGGAATTATTTTAAATTCATTCACATCAACAAGCCCTTTGTCTGTTATCTTGATGGATGGAATGACAGGCAAGGAAAGGAAAGACATCTGGATAAAAGGCGTATCAAGCTTGCAGCCCATTTTTTTGACAATGCTGTGCAGTTCTTTTAGTTTTTTATCCACTTCGTATGCATTTTCGGTGCTGAGAATCCCCGCAAAAGGAAGATGAAGAAAATCTGTCACACTGCCTTTTGCTATCACTATACCTCCTTGCAGTTCTCTGATTTTATTCGCACAGAGTGCCATATCCTCAAAATTCGTGCCTATGAGAACGACATTATGTGAGTCATGTGCAATACTCTGTCCGATTGCGCCTTCTTGCAGACCAAAGCCGCGGATAAAACCACGGCTTATATTTCCCGATTTTCCGTGGCGTTCAATAACAGCTATGGAGAGGATGTCTCGTTCTATATCAGGCAGGATAGCCTGTTCCACTGCTCTTAATTCCTCAATACTATTGTTTGTAGTAAGCTGACCCTGCACTATTTCTATTACATGGGCCGACACAATCCTTTTCTTAGATTTGATTTTCAGGTCTCCTGGTTCTATTTTTCTATATTTAACTGTCCTGAAGACATAACCCGGGTATCCGGTTACTTCTATTTCCGGGTTTATTATTCCACGTATTACCACATTTTTAATCCTGAAATCCTGTAAATTATCAATTATTACCAGATTTGCTCTTCGACCGATGCTTATTGAGCCCACAAACCGGTCTACCATGTAATATCGCGCCGTGTTAATGGTAGCCATTGAGATCGCCTGAATAGGCTCAATTCCAAGCCGGATTGCTTTTCTCACCGACGCATCCATATACTCGTCTATAAGGTCTCCCGGCTGTTTGTCATCAGTAACGAAGAAGAAGTTTTCGAAGGATATTCTATCGCCAAGAAGCCTGGGGATGAATTCTTCAAGGCTCTTTGCGGCTGAACCTTCCCGAAGCATGAGCTTCATGCCGAGGCGCACCTTTTCAAGTGCTTCATCATATGTCACTGACTCAT
This genomic interval carries:
- a CDS encoding cytochrome c maturation protein CcmE — its product is MNKKNRLLLGVSVIVVLLGYLLLTSGTSNQYEVSNALAAKGNLTGKVIIVNGSLVKGTDNWDPLTKTLTFKMTDGVATMDVIYVGDLPNMPAEVVDIQTIVTGQFNGNRFEAFRMLTKCPSKYEGENSFDANNTNAKGK
- a CDS encoding sulfite exporter TauE/SafE family protein; translated protein: MDILLIIVITFLIAVLFSIMGLGGAIIYTPLFFWLGIPLLAAIPMALLLNMITTASASITYLKQMLVDKKIALPLILTSTSGALTGSYFVSRIETRVLIILLSIILLFAALRILLFNNIGFMVKDGENKKILVGAGLAFIFGIISSLAGIGGGTFIVPLLLILGLETKNAVATSAFIITFTSLSGFVGHLVFGAQTLDLNILSYTGLTAFAGAQIGSKIIFKRVPSNVINKLFALFLLFMAAKLLYELL
- the ade gene encoding adenine deaminase — encoded protein: MFLREKVFAGEGRIKADTVLKNCRILNVNTKEITKGDIAISSGFIAGIGDVDELIGSKTEIHDIRKAYVCPGLIDGHVHFESSMVTLTQFAKQSILHGTTGIVIDPHEIANILGVKGIRLIMNEAKKLPIDVFLTIPSCVPSSSLETSGAKIDLLDTKKLLDKKFVVGLGEVMDYQEVLRGNPEILGKISAALDRKLVVDGHCPGMGDSSLFGYMSAGISSDHESVTYDEALEKVRLGMKLMLREGSAAKSLEEFIPRLLGDRISFENFFFVTDDKQPGDLIDEYMDASVRKAIRLGIEPIQAISMATINTARYYMVDRFVGSISIGRRANLVIIDNLQDFRIKNVVIRGIINPEIEVTGYPGYVFRTVKYRKIEPGDLKIKSKKRIVSAHVIEIVQGQLTTNNSIEELRAVEQAILPDIERDILSIAVIERHGKSGNISRGFIRGFGLQEGAIGQSIAHDSHNVVLIGTNFEDMALCANKIRELQGGIVIAKGSVTDFLHLPFAGILSTENAYEVDKKLKELHSIVKKMGCKLDTPFIQMSFLSLPVIPSIKITDKGLVDVNEFKIIPVLIPDLTGDALSFLPS